The genomic interval ttcttctgtatgtaaatgagttctctcacagcaaagggggcaggccccagcactcaaacagtactgggggcgtcccctaatgctgcgagagaaatctccagcgccgcctccgtctTCATCTGAAACGGCCTCTCTGCCCGTCTATATCCagagctggggtcaaacttctacgcatgcacagtcaTTTTTTTGAGGCCTTGGGCAtttgctctgcctgaggcccgatgccAGAAGAGTGACCTGTATCAGACTACACACAGGGCttctttgtagtctgttaccgtaGAGATACACAGATCTgcacctgtgctgtatacacacagtactatatagTGGTATCATGGTTGGCTTGTTTCTTTTCTGTTTGCTATTATAGCCGCACTTTTCCCTATTGTTTATTAATCTTTTGCAGACACTTTGTACGTCTTGCTTTATCGCATGTTCATGGTCTTTTGCATGTTACCTAGTCGATGGATTTCGGGATGAATAATGCCGCTTTTACCTTCCCCCTAGGAATCTGAATTTGCCGCAGAGCAGGTAGACTTGTACGATGATGTCTTAGCGGTTGCGTCTCTTGGATCGGCTCACGCTGACGGGAAGACGAATGAGCCGACGTCTCCTGTACAGGCCTCTTCAGCCGAATCTAACAAGAAGTCGCCGGCCGTATTGTACACGTACAATAACGTACGCAAGAAGGCCTCTGTGTATATAGGGAACTTCACATGGGTGAGTCTGTTTTATATATTAGTTGGATAAAGATGTTTTTCATGACCTTTTAATTGATccatccttagtataggtcaacCATTGACGCTTCATGGGGTCCGGCACTTGACGTGTCAGTGGAGGTTCCCGAGCCTCATGTCCGATTTACAGGTCACTTGTGGTCACGTCCATAAGTCACATAGCCTGATCGCAACTGGGTCCCttgcaagtgaatgggctgagctgtgatactaaACAGAACCAGTGCCGAAATGTCCGGTGCTGTGCAGccacctcaaacagctgatcgatcGAGAGAACCGCCTAGAGGCTGACACAAGCAATACTATAATGGGAAATCTTAGTTTTGGGTGGCGTTGGGGAAGGTCATCCTGTTGTGTCAGATTACATTTGCCGTTCATGACACTCCCTCTCTTTCTTTCCCAGTGGACAACAGATCAGCAGCTCCTCTCTGCCATCCGCTCGGTTGGCATCCATGACCCCGTGGAACTGAAGTTTGCCGAAAACCGAGCAAATGGCAAATCAAAAGGGTGAGAGCGAGGATCCTGAATGTTTACCTGCACTATGGAGCCAGAATCAAAGTTCATTTTGTAACATTCACAAATAAGTTTCGATACCTTAATACGGTGGTTCCAGTATTTATTAGGAAATTACTTAAATAGCGGATCCAGCATATAATGCTGCCGAAGGGATCCAGTCTCAGAGAAGTGTATTCATTTTTAGGAAGAATTTTAGGTGTTCAAAGCACTCAGACTGGTGAGAGTGATGCAGCCATGGTAAAACATTGAGTGATGGTAGCGCTATTATACTGATATGGCTGGTGCATTGAAAACCCTTAGTGGCCgcatctacactatgtgatcaaaagtatccggacacctggctgaaaatgacttacaagtttgtggcgccctccattggtaatcctggaattcaatatggtgttggcccacccttagccttgatgacagcttccactctcgcaggcagacgttcaatcaggtgctggaaggtttcttggggaatggcagcccattcttcacggagtgctgcgctgaggagaggtatcgatgtaggttggtgaggcctggcaccaagtcggcgttccaaaacatcccaaaggtgttctagcggattcaagtcaggactctgtgcaggccagtccattacagagatgttattgtggtgtaaccactccgccacaggccgggCAGTATggacaggtgctccatcgtgttgtaagatgcaatcgccatccccgaattgctcttcaacagtgggaagcaagaaggtgtttaaaacatcaatgtaggcctgtgctgtgatagtgccacacaaaacaacaaggggtgcaagccccctccatgaaaaacaccataacaccaccgcctccgaattttactgttggcactacacacgctggcagatggcgatcaccaggcattcgccatacccacaccttgccatcggatcaccacattgtgtaccgtgattcgtcactccacacaatgtttttccactgttcaattctCCAATGTTtgcgctccttacaccaagcgaggcgtcgtttggcattgacctgcgtgatgtgtggcacccaatcacctgaccacgttcgaagtccgtgagttccgcggagcgccccattctgctctctcaccatgtctaatgtctactgaggtcgctgatatggaggagctggcagtaggtggcagcacaatgcacctaataggaaaaatccatgtttttgggggtgtctggatacttttgatcacatagtgtatgttgcTTTCCCATCTAGACCCCGTATTCCTATGAGGCTGTAGTTCCACcagccccattgaagtgaatggagcactggtcacacaagtgcactgatgCTTCAGGGGGACATTCAGGCCCCTTCCCCTGATCATTTGGGGGTGCTAGTAGTGCTATGAATAGTAAGTGACATCCTTTAAAGCTTGCCCCTTTTCTGTTAAGTTCCACCCCTTTGTTGGCCAAAATAATAAATGTAGCTGCAAGTTCCCGGGTAATATCAGCTGATTTCAAGACCTCGCGCAGTATAAGAAGGGGGTGTCTCTATGAGAGTACCCCTCTAACAAAATAACCATGGCAATGTATGTGCATATAGCTCCCATTACATACATTGGACCAACACTACGGCTGTGTGACCGGGTTTATTAAACACTTATTGACACaggaattttaattttttttgctttgtttttttccttGAGTGGTTTTTATAGCCTTCCAAAAATCAGGGGTCCGACTAAAGTGTTTTCATTTCTGTGTTTAGTTGTACTTTAAGGCAGTTGAACCCAAGGGAAGCAATGTTCCTTTATCCTTCTCCAGCAAGTCTATGAATAAAGTGCCCCTAGCCCAGTGAGAAGTGCAAAGGAAACCCCTTCCCCATGCCTGACTTCGGTCTGGAAGCCACACAGAGTTTTCTATTTCTTAAGTCTTTGCGAGGTATGGAAACGAGAACGTCTGCGTTTGTGAATGTTACCAAATGCTTTCTCCCGTAGGAATCTAACACCCAGTTCTGTCCTAGGTCTCTCCTTGTGTCCGATTGTTAATGCTCCCTATAATGTAGGTACGCCGAGGTGGTCGTCTCTTCAGAAGCCTCCTTGAGTCACATTCTGGAACAGTTGCCTACGAAGAAGGTAAATGGAAAGAAGCTTGATGTGCGACTGGCAAACAGGCAAAACCTATCGTTCTTTGAGGCGATTGCACGCAAAAGTAAGAACCTTTCACCCACTTGTGGTATTAAAATATATTGTACCCATGTTGtgtacgtcacacaactaggcctgaagcctgccaggatcatggaaaggtaagtaacatgtttattatgttcctttacctctccggggcctccgatcattatactcgggggtctgaaaagaccccagagtataatgaaagtgcttgtggggcctgcggtgtctaTTACAAATCCAGGCttctgccaggattggtaagtaaatagggcccgttacctattaaaaaaaagaaacaaaaacgcaGGGATAGCGGCTGTcgctaatgtcccgagccctgtggcagacgctaccccggtagttacgccactgcctgtcaGTCAAGTCAAGTGGACGGAGACTGCAGACTcgcagctcagcgtcatcgctgggcagggAGTAAGGCCACCATGATGGTACACTTCTATGGTATTATCaggagaaggagtcaggtgaccctaaccttatagataggttagggtcatgtgAATGATACAGtgcttccccttgtgaatcggggcctccattgctgagaaattgctgttttttaatatgcaaattagatatTTGGAGAAACGAGGATATTGCTATTgcgccaaagaggtaagtgagaATGCTTACCACTCTGCTCTGGATCAAACCTCTGGTTCCCCCTGCGGTATTGCACAGTGGTGATTTAGGCCATGGTGGGGGAAACAGAGGTCAGACCTTCACCAGTTATGAAATACTAGAAATTTGCTATTCTATTCCGTCCCTTCTATAAGTTCACTTGTCTTGCATCAGGTTTTGTGAGTATTCGGATAGTTGGTCCTGTCTTTGTCACCATCCTCTGTTCTGATACATCTGTGGCCAGGTTTACATAGCTCTATAGAGTGGCCTTTGTCAACCAAAGAACACTTCACCAAATATTATTGGGTTGGTCTTCTCTGCCAGGATTTTCGTAGTGATGCCGTTTCTTAATGACATCTGTTTTCAGGTATGTTTTCTTAAGGCTTTTGTTCTTTCCTTACAGCGGAGGGCGTCTCTAATTCAAAGGACTCTGTGGACCCTGCAGATAGCTTCTCCGGCCCCACTGAGCCTGCCGTGTCTTCACCACGACCAGAGACTCCCAAAAATGTTGTGCCCTACTTTGCACGTCCACCGTTCATTGAGAACAATTCTCGCATCCCTGTTATGTCCATCCCTCGTCCCCCAATATCAGTTCCTCCgcctccttcatctgccttaCCTAATGTATATCGAGCGCCTCCAATTCCtcctctgcactactcccacctTATGCCCCCACCTCCAAGGCTGCCACCACCACTAGGAATGCCTCCACCAGGCGGGGTTCCTCCAGCACTTCACCTGAACCCTGCATTTTTTCCTCCTCCAAATTCCTTGGTCGGTCCACCACCAGATCCATACAAGATGATTTCCAATCCTTATCTACATGGGAGGTGAGTGTTAAATCCGTGACAAATGAGGGAGCTTCACTTTGATGGCATCACACCTCGTATGGCCTGCTGTAACTAGCAGGCAGAGAGTGCCCAATCACCCCCCTACCCCTCCAGTCACCCATATGAGCTTAAGGGGGTGCTCTGACAGgagaatgtattttatttatatggttGGAATGATATATAAAATCCAATTAATTTGGAAACACTGAGCTCTATGGAGAAAGGAGGGGTGGAGTAGGATTCTCCTGCTGGGTGGTTAATGTatatattgcctcattctgttttCTAGTAGCCTCTCATCTACAACCTAACAGTGTTAAAAGTGTACAGAGTAGCAGAGTGTAGGaacagcgcatatatatatatatatatatatatatatatatatatatatatatatatatatatttgtctcccttcccctcttcatagTCTAATATGTAGAAACTAAACCTATttctaaaataatatatatatatatatatatatatatatatatatatatatatatatatatattagcctgcactattcatttacacACCGATGGAAAGGGTGTATTTTCTGCCTCTCATTCAGTCAGGACTGCTCATTCACGAAGGGTTTTTATGTTTTCAGGGACATGAAACTTCAGCAACCCCCAGTCAGTGAAGCAGAGTTTGAAGAGTTAATGAACAGAAACCGAGCGATATCAAGGAGCGCTCTTTCCAATGCTGTATGTGGGGCGACGTCGGGTAGGATTCACTTTAATTTCTACCCTACTTCTGTTGTCTGTTTTGTATTcgttcttcttccattatacactgtttaccaataagtatatggacactcatgcaaatgaagatatctgcggtcgtgatgtacgtcgcgCCTTCCGCCGttcaataggaaacagcattggcgatAGTCGTATACAAGATGCCGGgaaaagtgcagagttgtccaatttcgagaaaggggtaattgtggggtaccacagaaatggtcgatccttaagggacatagcaagcgaactgaattacccaaaatggacagtggtctatgtgattacacagtggaaggtgaacagtgattgttggaatgtgccctgagtcggcagacccccgaaactgggagatagagaccgacgagtgctggccaaagaaaccgcacccaactgatggctcacatacaccaggagtgtcaccaggcatgcgggagtattgtgtccatcaatcccatccataaggaaacatctgctggggtctaccaattattggataggaagaaatgtttttctattccaccacaggggtccaaatacttattggtagacagtgtgtgtttgtgtgtgtatatgtgtgtgtgtgtgtgtgtgtgtgtgtgtatatatatatatataattttttatttttttttccctctctccaTGCAGGAGATTATGCAAATGCCATAAAGACCCTAGAGACTGCTATAGCTGTTATAAAGGAGTCTCGTGTAGCCAATGATGATCGATGTCGTGTCCTCCTGACTTCTCTCAGAGATTGTCTACATGGAATACAGGACAAGGCCAACTCTTGCAGGTAAGCCATGTCCTAAATATCCCAACTGAGTTATGACCAAATGTAGATTTGTGCCAGGCAAATGGAGGAACGTGTGATAAAATGGTAGATTTCTAGCTGTACTTTGGTACGGTATTTGAGCTGACCTAGTGAGACACGATTGGCGATGTACACTATTTACCGGCACGTATTACTAAGGAAAGGAATGTATAAGTTTTTGGGGTTGTCCTCCACCAGTTTACACAACTGATATATTGTCTCCATAGGAAGCGACACCGCTCCAGAGATAGATCACCCAGCCGGTCACGAGAAGGCAGCAGTCGACGTCACAGAGACCCACATGAAGATCGATCAGATGACTATTATCATGACCGGCATCGTGATAAGGACCGACATCGTTAATATAGGTAATGGCTGAGCGGGATAAAGCCGGCACATCATTTCCTTGCACATGTCACACGGTCACTTGGAGGACTTTGCTTTACATTGTCCTTATTCTAACTGAGCTGCAGCCTTTATTCTGAGTGGCAGTCACAGATCTGCAGGCTTCAGAGACGAGATCTTCAGGTCATGGTAGGGCAAGTTgcacttaggctgaggccccatgttgcggaaacgcagctttttttgttgcagattttgttgcgtttttttgagccaaagccaagaatggccacgaaaggaatgggaaatatataggaagttcttatacttctcccttctgctcagtccacccctggcattggctcaaaaaattgtaacaatctacaacagagctcgttcacatctgcgcccggggtctccgttatgcaggtttcggtTTCTTGCCCGTACTTCCAGAAGGAACAGTTTTTCGTGATAAGATGCTTCAGTATTGTCATTGGAGAGTATTTACTCAGACAGCTGACAGTTCctcttaaagcgtacctccagttatacaattacaactttgcataaatgaatagaacaGGTTTATATAAGAGTTATGAAGAAATTAGTTTTCTTTCCCATTTTTTAggtagttactttttacatattagctTATGAAGAGGCTGCTGGGAAACATACTCAAATAATTCCTGTTGCTGTTACGCTCTGCTActcatttttaatactgctagggttgtagataagaggctactaatacacagaatgaggcaataaatcaattaaccagtagCCTGCTACTCCTCCCCTCCCTTTTCTTTAGCAGTCTTTGTGTGAGGCCAAATACGGAGAGAATCTTGTGACACAAGGATCAGGAGAACATCTtcagataagatatattacaaagtttcttattttcacctgtactaccgtatatactcaagtataagccgatttttccagcacagtttttatgctgaaaaagccccctcggcttatacacgagtcagggtccctGGAGCACAGAAATgtgaaggacctgcataaattaaatgaaggggaAAGTCCTTTAGtgatactgctctgtgattggcttgtcatgtgactgtgatgtcatcaaaagtcctgtagccactagaatgtaacatctgcagataagtcagtggccaggattcattgtgtcttatagaggATGTCTGTCtagggaggagaggaagctacagtaacacACAGGGACCTGCTGGGGtcactattcctagtaatgtcaggcatttggggttattaatttagtttcagtaactccatgtgcctcacattaatagcagttaaccccatcatgcccctcattaatccctgtgtgcctcatataagggttactaataaaggaccttaattctgaagatacctaattattacctccatatgtcccacatatcagtaacttatGTGAGGCactcagggggttaatgtgagggacatgatagggttaactgctattactatgaggcacatggagttactaaactgcaatacacatgaccagagtttatctgcaatggtggatcccccTGCGTAggcctatactcgagtcaataagtttttccagtttggtaaaattaggggcctcggcttatattcgggtcggcttatactggagtatatacagtTTATACAGTATTCCTTTATGAAAAGCTGCTATAACTGGAGCTACACTTTACATTTCGTATCAATTTCTGTGTTGTTCCATAAGAAATgtcctcccccttcttctcattTCTCTTGTACTTATTGATGGAGAGTCTTGGAAGACTTACATAAACTTCTCTATTCTCTCTTCAGGTCTCCAGGATgatgcacagattttttttttttcctttttaattaaGAGGGACAATTTTGTTGTTGTGACCTAGAAATGACGCTTGACCCTCCGGCTACAAATTGTCGCAGCTCCCTCCTGGGATTTATTCCATTTCATGCAGGGACCACCATGTCTCCTTGACGAAGCACAGCTCTCTCCATCTGTTCCCAGTCTACACGCCTGCCCCGGAAGCTCCCACACCACGCGCCCTCGCCACCGCGCAGGCCTTTTCTCaagaggaaatttttttttttgcttttgaagATCTGTCACTGTTTGGCCACCCCATAGTTGATTTCCTTCTCCATGTGTTTTCTCTTGATCTTGTCGTAGTTTGTCCATATAAAGAGATTATTTATATAAGGTGAAGCTAACTCCTATCCAGTGACACATGTAACTCCGATCTCTGTTCCGTAAGTGCACTGACTTAATACCGCCGGTTTTGGCCCCGCTCCCTCTTCGTTTTTTTGGTTGGCAGACTGGTAAGGAACGCTGATGGAAAAAGTTGCCGAATGTGTTGTACTATAAGACCGCTCTGTTCTGAGGGGTACTGGAGAACTGAACTAACTCCCTGTCCTGTCCCTTTCTAACCATAGTATTTGGGTTGTATGGAGGGAGCACGTTGACCAGGTTGGTGGTGGGAGGGGTGAGTTCAGTGCTCCgcttcaatattttttttattttttatttttttttttaattaaaaagatGTATCAGGACTTTTAGTTGTGCATCTATGGTGGGGAGTTGTAGCTTACAAAGGCACCATTTATTATCCCGGCCTTCTAGCAGTGGGGAAGTCACCCCTCCCACTTATCGCTACCTGGAATTGTGAATAAACTTGATAACGTTGTCAATATTTTACATGAGTCGTCATCTTTTCCATCATACTGAATGTATAGGAAGGATGCACTGAGGTAACTGCACAAAGACTATATAAGAAGACTCACTAGCTAGAGTTTGGGATCTACTGGTTTGGATAGTCCAGCGGGATCAGATGGGTAGGGGTCCAATTTTCAGCACCCTTACAGATCAGCACTTGTGCAAGAGCtgcgtattagagatgagcgaacactgttcggatcagccgatccgaacagcacgctcccatagaaatgaatggaagcacctgtgacgccggccgccggcaaagtcagcatcacaggtgcttccattcatttctatgggagcgtgctgttcggatcggctgatccgaacagtgttcgctcatctctacttggtaTCAATTGTATGGAGTATGGCAGCTTTGTCCTGGTCATTGATATGGGATTAAGCTGTAATATCCTGCACAGCCGCTGTTGTATGTATGTCGTGAAGGTGGGTAGACCGAGAATCCAAAGTAGATGCCATAATGCAGTTGAATGACCATACCAAGAGTTAGACTTCTGCCAGACCTGTCCTAAAGAAAGGCTATCCAGATCATGGTTCCGAAATCCTATTTGAGGTTAataccccactttgcagaaatgcaccttttttttcgttgcggttttttaagccaaagccaagaatgactacaaaaggaaagggaaatatagaagaagatcttatacttctcccttctgctcaatccactcctggccttggctcaaaaaaacacaaaataaagctgcgtttctgcaacgtggggctttagccttaggctgtgttgcaaaaagcgctgcgga from Leptodactylus fuscus isolate aLepFus1 chromosome 7, aLepFus1.hap2, whole genome shotgun sequence carries:
- the CPSF7 gene encoding cleavage and polyadenylation specificity factor subunit 7 isoform X2 gives rise to the protein MADGADLIDIYADEEFMQESEFAAEQVDLYDDVLAVASLGSAHADGKTNEPTSPVQASSAESNKKSPAVLYTYNNVRKKASVYIGNFTWWTTDQQLLSAIRSVGIHDPVELKFAENRANGKSKGYAEVVVSSEASLSHILEQLPTKKVNGKKLDVRLANRQNLSFFEAIARKTEGVSNSKDSVDPADSFSGPTEPAVSSPRPETPKNVVPYFARPPFIENNSRIPVMSIPRPPISVPPPPSSALPNVYRAPPIPPLHYSHLMPPPPRLPPPLGMPPPGGVPPALHLNPAFFPPPNSLVGPPPDPYKMISNPYLHGRDMKLQQPPVSEAEFEELMNRNRAISRSALSNAVCGATSGDYANAIKTLETAIAVIKESRVANDDRCRVLLTSLRDCLHGIQDKANSCRKRHRSRDRSPSRSREGSSRRHRDPHEDRSDDYYHDRHRDKDRHR
- the CPSF7 gene encoding cleavage and polyadenylation specificity factor subunit 7 isoform X1 — translated: MADGADLIDIYADEEFMQVGETRAGAKRDESEFAAEQVDLYDDVLAVASLGSAHADGKTNEPTSPVQASSAESNKKSPAVLYTYNNVRKKASVYIGNFTWWTTDQQLLSAIRSVGIHDPVELKFAENRANGKSKGYAEVVVSSEASLSHILEQLPTKKVNGKKLDVRLANRQNLSFFEAIARKTEGVSNSKDSVDPADSFSGPTEPAVSSPRPETPKNVVPYFARPPFIENNSRIPVMSIPRPPISVPPPPSSALPNVYRAPPIPPLHYSHLMPPPPRLPPPLGMPPPGGVPPALHLNPAFFPPPNSLVGPPPDPYKMISNPYLHGRDMKLQQPPVSEAEFEELMNRNRAISRSALSNAVCGATSGDYANAIKTLETAIAVIKESRVANDDRCRVLLTSLRDCLHGIQDKANSCRKRHRSRDRSPSRSREGSSRRHRDPHEDRSDDYYHDRHRDKDRHR